DNA sequence from the Suricata suricatta isolate VVHF042 chromosome 14, meerkat_22Aug2017_6uvM2_HiC, whole genome shotgun sequence genome:
CTTGTGTTCATTATAGATGTAAATTTAAAGCAGCACTATTcattcatgagagagagagagggtgcgcgcatgcacaaacagggaagaggggcagagggagagcaagaatcctaagcaggctccccacccagcacagagcccgacgcagggctcgatgccacaaccatgagattgtgacctgagccaaaatcaagagttagaagcttacCCAACCAAGCCGTCTAGGCGCCCCTACATCAGCACTCTTTATAGTTAAAACTTTCAAGTTTTACAGTAGCATAAATTCAACCCATTGACGTAATTTCTTGCTAGCCCCCAAGCCCTCCTGTTGGCCCTTCTTACCTCATCTGGTCACTGCACTGAATGCTTCCCTTGCAGTTTGCTTTCAACCACTGCCTGCCAAGCCTTCTCAAATGAGTATCTTTGGATTAGAGTAAACCTGACTCTAAAAGTGTTTTCATGATAAGTACCTAGAATCCAACAGTGAGAAAGAAGCCATTTCCTTGTAAGTTTTACAGTCTGTTGGAAGGGCGAGAAGGTGCGGGTTAAGATCCAAAAATCTAATGATAGGTTGAATAAAGTTGTGTTGCATATGTTATAATTGAAGTTAACCAAAGTTGCAATAGCAGTATGGTGCCAGAATAGGAAGGTCTTGAAAagctcagaaaaggaaaaaaaaaaaaaaaagcttagatgCAAAGCAACATGTATAAGAAAGGCCCAGTGTTCTTATACAGGAAACTGATCTTTGTTTCAACACACGCTGCATGGCGCCCCAAAGGTATATCCTTCTAGGCAGCCACCCCATGGTGTGGGAATGCTTTCGAAGGCACACAAAGCAGTCCTGAGGGATAGGACCCTTTGTAGAGGATGAGGCATCTAAACTAAAATTTGAAGGCCAGGAGGAATTAATAAGCAAGCAGAGGTGGTAGTAAAGAGGCAAGGACAAAGGAACATTCTAGTCATGGAAGCAAGGGAGCATGGGTAAGGAGTTAATACAGTAAAACATACTGCAGAGTTACAAAAGGGCGGAAGGAGGAAATGCGAGTAGTAAAGAGACAGATCCAGAGAGAGGTAATCAGGTCCCAGGTAAAGAGGGGCCTTGTGTGTCATATTGTTTGGACTTTATTCTTATGGTAAAAGGAGCCATTTTAAAGCACTTTATGCAAAGAAGTGATTATGTGATCTGTGCATTTTAATCATTTGATTAAAATGAATATAGAGAAGGGTTGGAGTGAGGTGGGACTGGAGGCAAGAATTGGGAGGAGGAGCTTTCACAGTTATGCAGGTTAGAGATGATGTATGTAAAGACTCAGTTTTTATGCATTATGAATTTATTGGGGGCAAAAGGAGGGGGAGAAACGCTATAAGAAAAAGACCACCCAAAGTATGACGTGTCTTTAAGAGCACCTGGCttcagggtacctgggttgctcagtcgctGACTCTGGAttgtgtctcaggtcatgatcccaaaggttgagtcctgcatcaggctctgggctccgcgctgagcagggagcctgcttgggactccctctccctgtttctctgcccctctctctcctgtttgtactctgtttaaaaaaaaaaaaaaaaaaagcacctggcCTCTTCATTTTGAAGAACTTAAGAATAACATGATATATTCATGAGAACAAATCTATTCTGGCAAGCTTCATGTTATGATCTTTGAAAACTAGAGCCCCAGAGTTTTATCGCTTATTTGTCATTTAAGTTATACTTTGAAGCCCTCCAATCTCATGTAGCTGGCTCTGGTAATAGGTGATTGCTCCAAAAAGTTGATTAAAGAATTAGTGGATAGTTTTGTATGtgcatttcagatattttattttaacttaaatacaTGTAGGATTTGGGGCCAAAGCCTTTCATTTGAGAATAGGTCTGCCAGTCTGAGTAgtcttttaataaaatcacatccAATGCCCGTATTCCATACAATTTCCAATATGTTTCTTTTGAATTTAGCAAGACCTTTACAGTGAGTACAGCATCTTTCTGTTAGTTTTTACCCGAGGCCTTCACAGTCGTCTCACTCATGCATGATgcaccttctttttttctttaacacataTTGAGATTTTCAAAAATAGTCATCTTGATTTTCATACAAGTACAGGGTCTTTTGCATTCATATTTCACTGGTTTGTGTCACAGTTAATTGAGTTAGTGCATGAGTACAACTAGAATCAAGTTATGGCGATACCTTACTTAGTAAGCCTCACAGTCAGCCGATGGCAGCAGATGTGAGTGACTCTGGGGCCATGAGCACTTTGCTTCTCAGGTGAGTTTTCAGAGGAAAGTGTAATCTTAAAAGATGACAATTAAGTGGAAGGCTGTTAAAGAACTTCTGTTTTATAGCATAGTTGTACGAAATTTGAGGTTCTCAGACTGACAAAAAGACTGTAGAAATTTGGAGTTAGATTAGGTTTAACTGTTTTCCTGAGCTTCATTTTCCTTAGCAATAAAAGTGTAATAATCGAGTTCTTGGGGTTCTCGTAGAGATTGATTGAAGTCCGTCCGTGTCTTACGTGTGCATTAGTGGTTTTTCTTTGCCACCAACATCCTGCAATTGAGCTAATTATCACTGTTCTAAAAGTCAGACCTGCTTGTGGCGTAGCTTGGCTATCCAGAGGATTTCATGCATCATTTGCAGTGACTgacaacaagagaaaagaaacaatatgcAGGACTTCTAAGATCTCCCGGTAGAGGCACCACCTCTTCCGAAGAGAAAGCCCAGGAGACAAGTTTACCGCAGGACCAGGGAGCATTTGTGCAGTTATTAGGAAAGCTTTCTCATCTAGTGCTAAGTTTTGATGATAAAGAagaactaaaattaacaacacagctACCCAAAAGCAGACATTTGGCTTGAACGGAGCTTTCTGTGATTTGTCTTTATCAATACTGCTGACACAAATGTTGATTCTTACGAAATATATTCTTTCTAACAGGTTGTAAAATTAAAGCACTGAGAGCCAAGACAAACACGTATATCAAGACACCTGTTCGTGGTGAAGAGCCCATTTTTGTTGTCACTGGACGGAAAGAAGATGTCGCCATGGCCAAAAGAGAAATTCTCTCAGCTGCAGAGCACTTCTCCATGATTCGTGCATCTCGAAACAAAAATGGCCCTGCCCTGGGAGGGTTGTCGTGTAGTCCAAATCTGCCCGGTCAAACCACCGTTCAAGTGAGGGTCCCCTACCGTGTGGTAGGATTGGTAGTTGGACCGAAAGGAGCAACTATTAAAAGAATTCAGCAGCAGACCCACACCTACATAGTAACTCCAAGCAGAGATAAGGAGCCTGTCTTTGAAGTGACAGGGATGCCCGAAAATGTTGACCGAGCgcgagaagaaatagaaatgcatATTGCCATGCGTACAGGAAACTATATCGAGCTCAACGAAGAGAATGATTTCCATTACAACGGTACGGATGTAAGCTTTGAAGGTGGCACTCTTGGCTCCACATGGCTCTCCTCCAACCCGGTTCCTCCTAGCCGCGCAAGAATGATCTCCAATTACCGAAACGATAGTTCCAGTTCTCTGGGAAGTGGCTCCACAGATTCCTACTTTGGAAGCAATAGGCTGGCTGACTTTAGTCCAACAAGCCCATTTAGCACAGGGAACTTTTGGTTTGGAGATACACTACCATCTGTAGGCTCAGAAGATCTCACGGTTGATTCTCCTGCCTTTGACTCTTTACCAACATCTGCTCAAACTATCTGGACCCCATTTGAACCAGTTAACCCACTCTCTGGCTTTGGGAGTGATCCTTCTGGTAACACGAAGACTCAGCGTAGAGGAAGTCAGCCATCCACTCCTCGTCTGTCTCCTACGTTTCCCGAGAGCATTGAACACCCACTTGCTCGGAGGGTTAGGAGCGACCCACCTAGTACAGCCAACCATGTCGGCCTTCCAATATACATCCCTGCTTTTTCTAATGGTACCAACAGTTACTCTTCTTCCAACGGTGGTTCCACCTCTAGCTCACCTCCAGAATCAAGACGAAAGCACGACTGTGTGATTTGCTTTGAGAATGAAGTTATTGCTGCCCTGGTTCCATGTGGCCACAACCTCTTCTGCATGGACTGTGCCAACAAGATCTGTGAAAAGAGAACGCCATCGTGTCCAGTTTGCCAGACAGCTGTTACTCAGGCAATCCAGATTCACtcttaactatatatatatacataaatactatATCACTATATGGACTCGTAAAGGCATGGGTATAATGGTACCCCCAGTAAACTTCCTAATGAATTCTTATGACTGTTATCAGGCTTTATTGGGATTAGGCTAAAGTTGTTAGTAAACTTATAAAAGGCTGCTATGGTAACACTAAACCTAAGTGGTCTCTTGTCTATTAGTTTGGTTTGAATTCTTAATACTATTCTGTAGACCCAGAGACATAGCTCGTATAAGAATTGCTAAAACTGAAGTTCAGCTTGGCTGAGTGAAGATGCTCATAGGTTGTGTGGCCTGTGAGAAAAGTATATACGTCTAGATTTCAAAACAGTGGGTCCCAAAGCCTAACCACATTAAGAGTTTATGGAGGGTACTTGGCATTACAGATGATTCAGACACTTCCAGTGCTGCCTTCTTTACACTGCCAGTTTTGACAAAACAGGTTCgttttttattttacaacaaCTTATGCCTAATTCTGCAGGATTGCAAGTAACTTTTTAATGCATTGTGATTACTTATTGGTAATAATAGGGCTGATGGCAGTTTACTCGATCACTGGTTATAATTTGGGACAAAAACTGCTACATTGACCTTCATCTCGCCCAGAGTGCTCATGGCTGGTATGATCCTTGGATCAGGAATGCAATTGTGTCGATTGTGAATTCCCACCCATTGCCTCCCTCGGTGAATGTGGAAACGGCCACCTGGGTTTTCCCGTTTCGGGAAGGGCTTTGGGATGCACCTACATTGGCTAATAATTGAGGATGCGAACATTCCATTCATTAGTCTGATCAAGCTGTTGATTAATTTTTAGACTATAGATCAAAATGTGAAACATTTTATGTTCAATCCATATTTGTCTTGcacattataaacatatttttattttttagtaatttaggggagggggagggagagagggataatAATGCCCTTAGCATACTTTACAAAAGCAGCTGTGATGACCTTCAATCAGTTTACTTCGTTTCAAAACTATTTGCAATCACAAGGAAAGATTTCCTTACGATACACTTTGACATTTCACCTGTGGATGTCTGTAACTTCATCCTCAGTATGTTCCCAAATCTGTGCAGGCATTGAAAGGACAAAAACAATATACTGGTGGGTTTTTCtactaattattttttgaagcatTATTTTCCCAACACAAAAGAGCTTTTTTTCTCAATataacaaaaattgaaaatccTATGTGTATTGAATAGTAAatagacaaattttattttttatttccacttgaAGAGTTACATTTCGTATAAAAGTTTACAAATAacggtttttattttgattttttcagtATAAAAATTGCCTTGATGGCATATTATGATGTAATGCTAACTGCTTGTAGGATAGTTAAATGTCAGTATTGAAACCTAATCTTTAGCTGCCGTCTTGTAGATATGAACGAATGTTCACCAagcatgtattttgtattttgttgcaTCGTACACTGCAACTAATAAGCCAAGGAATCGACATATATTAGGTGCGTGTACTGTTTCTAAAAACCACAAACTAAGAATGATAAATTATCAATATAGTTTAGTATTTGCTAATTTTACTACACTCTTTTGTTATGTATATGTAGGGAAGTCATAGGGATTATAAATTCAATTTGAGTAAAGTTTAAAAccatatattttatgataaaggGCCTTTAACTTAAGATGGCCAAAGCACTGATATTATATATTTGCTGTAAAGAGAAttataagagttttatttttctgatattaaaagTTACTTAATAAAGACTTGTTTCCATTAACTTGAATGTATTCTCCTTGGTGTTTTTCATGCCATCATTAGTCAGCAAAACCGAACATTTCTTTTACGGACTTTCCCCTCTCACACGCCAGCTACCTGTGCTCCTCGTAGTGAGTTTTGTCAGTGTGTCCTTAGTGTCAAATGTGTCACTTATGCTCCTATCCAAATTTAGCTTTTCCCTTAAATGAGTGCTACATTAGAGTAAAATTAGAGATTGGGCTACTTTTAGATTGGTTGGTTGCTTGTGTTAGTTGACCACAATTACTGTTAgacaaataaaatagtaaatgacTTTTTATCTACTGATGTTAACTAAAGTCCTGAACCTATTTAGCCTCTACTCAGTTTCTGTCCTTTGTTacaggtttttatctttttttatgactaaatCTAGAAAACCAATTTCTTTCTAATACAAAGGTCACAAGTTTTTAACTTTCAGTTGCTTAGTGCCATCCAAAAGGTTCGTGGTTAATAAAAACATCACTCCACTAATCAGGCAATTCAATACTGAACAAATTGTTGCCATttgttacaaaacaaaacaaaacaaaagacgtTTCTAAGATGTTTTAAAGAAACCACAATTCTGTTCCTTCTTAGACCGCACAGCTTTAGTAGGCCCTTCCGTGGTAGGTGCTGGACAAGCCCGGAGGCTGTGCCAGGAGCCTGGAGGACATGGATTTGATGGGGAAGCTCACTGCCCTAGAATTGCTTTGCTAATTTCAAGATCAGCCTCTAGAAGTGCCAAATTTTGGGGGGGTGTTACAGTACTGAATTCTGTCCCCCGATTCGCAGTTTTCCATTCTGCCATTTCGGTTCCCCACGGTCAGCTGCTGTCCAGTCTGGACACGTCACCCTCTGCAGCCTATCGGGGCACCGTTTGCCCTACTTGGTCTcctcatgtaggcattttatcatctgtCCTTACAAAAGAAAggggtattttgagagagaccacatttacataacttttattgCAACATATTGTTCTATTATTCTTGTTAATCTCCTGTGTCTAATTTATACATTAACTTGTTCAAAGGCATGCATGTATAGGGAAAAATAGTAAATTGAGGATTCAGTATTAACCATGGTCAACTCCAGTGTAGACAGACCAGtgaatatgaatttcttttccttaatagAAAGTCAAGATCTTTCAGAGGACCTTGAAACCAATCTACTCTGGAGGCTTTCCTTGCCAGAGGAAGCCAAAACTATCTGAAACCAATGTTAGCAGACCGGATAAGCACTTACCCAAGTTCTGAATCTGGATCCACCACTCCTTGGATGCTTGTgttaattttcttgcttttagaAGTATTGGAGAAGAGAGGTTCTAGGAAGCCTGTGGACCCATGTTACCAGGGAATTGCTACACCACTGGATAATCCACAATGTGAATAATTAAGAATTAGGCAAACCTACTGAGTACTTGATATGTGTTTCTCAAATGAAGCGTTCCTATGAAACCTTTTGTAAGCCGAACAGGCAGGCATAAAGCAGAGAAGcagttaaaagcaaaaatcctcctcagatttcttttggttaatgaaaacaggtactaat
Encoded proteins:
- the MEX3C gene encoding RNA-binding E3 ubiquitin-protein ligase MEX3C, with translation AELDGDLLEEEELEEAEEEDRQSLLLLSPPATATSQTQPIPGGSLGSVLLPAASFDAREAAAAAAAAGVLYGGDDAQGMMAAMLSHAYGPGGCGAAAAAALNGEQAALLRRKSVNTTECVPVPSSEHVAEIVGRQGCKIKALRAKTNTYIKTPVRGEEPIFVVTGRKEDVAMAKREILSAAEHFSMIRASRNKNGPALGGLSCSPNLPGQTTVQVRVPYRVVGLVVGPKGATIKRIQQQTHTYIVTPSRDKEPVFEVTGMPENVDRAREEIEMHIAMRTGNYIELNEENDFHYNGTDVSFEGGTLGSTWLSSNPVPPSRARMISNYRNDSSSSLGSGSTDSYFGSNRLADFSPTSPFSTGNFWFGDTLPSVGSEDLTVDSPAFDSLPTSAQTIWTPFEPVNPLSGFGSDPSGNTKTQRRGSQPSTPRLSPTFPESIEHPLARRVRSDPPSTANHVGLPIYIPAFSNGTNSYSSSNGGSTSSSPPESRRKHDCVICFENEVIAALVPCGHNLFCMDCANKICEKRTPSCPVCQTAVTQAIQIHS